The sequence below is a genomic window from Myotis daubentonii chromosome 14, mMyoDau2.1, whole genome shotgun sequence.
CAGGAGCGCACAGTGGCCCCGGCTCGCCGTGCCATGGAGCGGATCCCCAGCGCGCAGccgcccccctcctgcctgcccaagGCACCGGGACTCGAGCCCGGGGACCTACCGGGGTAAGTGGGCACCCCTGGCCCCTCGGAGCCTCCACTCCAGCCCTACGTGCCGCACCGCTCTCGGCTCGGAGCAGTTCCGGGCGCACCCGGGGGTCCTTGCCCGCCAGGCTGTGCAGCCCGGGCGCACGCAAACTCACCaccctcctggcccctctccctgcaggaTGGATTTCGCCCAAATGTACCAAGTGTACAAGTCGAGGCGGGGAATAAAGCGGAGCGAAGACAGCAAGGTAAGATCCCCCTCGCCCCGGGGAGCCGCACGCAGCCCCAGCACGCGCTGAGTTTCCAAGAAAAGTTTTCTCACTCGGAGGCTGGAGGGGGGTCTGCCTGGTGCGGGCGCGGCGTCTCCCCCGAGCAGCGTGGAGGAGAAGGGGCTGGAGCGGGTGGCTCTGGGTGTGACTGCCGCGCTGCCCCGACTCTTCCCGAGCcgcggggtggggaggagagggctgcTCGCCCCGGCCTCCGGCGCCCACCGCCTCCCCGTGCGCCTTGCAGGAGACCTACAAACTGCCGCACCGGCTCATCGAGAAAAAGAGACGCGACCGGATTAACGAGTGCATCGCCCAGCTGAAGGACCTCCTGCCCGAGCACCTCAAACTTACAGTAAGTGAGAAGCTGGCCGCGCTCCCAGCCGGCTCCCCGCCTGCAGGGCGGGGGTCACTCGCCGCCTACAGGCCCCGCGGGGAACTGCAGAGCCGAGGGCTGGGTCCCGGCCGGGCGCCTCTGTTTGGGGGTACccttgcccagggctggggttTCCGGGTAGCCTCATGCCAATGAGTGAGAACCGCTCGGACTTCTCCAAGTTGGCGCCAACCCCAGCCCGCCTTCCCCTCCGTGAGTTTTAGACTTTCCCTTCTGGTGGCGGATGTTCAGGCTTCCCGAGTTTTCTGAGCTGAGTGAACGACCAACACACAGGTTTTATTTACCTGCTTTTCTCCCCCAccacccttctttttttttttaataagaggaCCCGTTTTGATGTGATTTTCATGTCCTGTCCTTTCTTGGCAGTAGCCAGTAGCTTACCAGCGTGGCAGCCTTTGGTTGGGGAAAGGGGAAAATAGTATTTGGGGAGGAAGCAGAAGCCGGGTGAGCTGGGCGTTAGGAGAGGGGGTCCGGGAAAGCCTCTTGCCGCCAGGGACGGCATTGCCTCCAGGGACGACAGGCGACAGGCGGCAGAGGAACGTTAGCCTGGTCGGGAGGGAGGTCCCCCTGCCGCAGCTGCTGGAGAAACGGACCTGCCAGCGCCTTTGCCTCAGGTCGCGGCTGCTTCCAGGCGCCTCCAGGGACAGGGGCACTCGTCTTCCTATTTTGTCACCAGGCGTATATATTTCCTTAATCTGTGCCTTTAAAATTAAACTCAGCCAACCAGgaaaggcccccctccccccgccctgccctAGACGTTTCTCATTGCTAACGAGTGTCCCAGAGGCAGGCCCTGTGAGCGCGCTGCTGACGCAGGCTCTTTCCGTAGACGCTGGGTCACCTGGAGAAGGCCGTGGTGCTTGAGCTCACCTTGAAGCACGTGAAAGCCCTGACGAACCTAATtgaccagcagcagcagaagaTCCTGGCCCTGCAGAGCGGGCTGCAAGCCGGTGAGTGCCCGTGCCTGGCCCGCATCTCCGGGGGCGCGGGGGCCGGGGAAGGGGGGGCTCCAGCACAGACAGAGCCTCGGGCCCAGCGCCTGCTCTTAGGAACATTCCTGCCCCGCACAGCGCGTGCACGTTCCCGCTGGGGGAGATGCCGGGTCAGCGTTCTCAGAGGTCGGGCTTTTCGAGTGGGCACGCCGCTGTgccccacctggcagggcagCCTGGGGGTCAGATGGTCACTGGTTCTTGGCCATTTTGGCTTCGGAGTTTCTGGGTTCCGGGAGTTTCCCCCTTCCTCGTAAAATGCGAAGGCCCCTGGAATTCGCATGTGGGCGCTCACAGTCATTCCCTGGAGGAGGCGGCGCGGGCATGCCCCCGTGTTTTCCTGGGTGCCTGCTTCCTCGTGGCTCAGTGTGTGGCATGGCCCTGGCAGGGTGACAGCAGGAGTTTTTCCTGCATTTCATGTGGTTCCCTGAATAGCCACTAGGTATCTCAGCGAGTTGCGCAACCTAACGAAACTCCTGGCGTTTCATCATCCGGGGCTACTCGCCTCCCAGAGAATCACACTCACCCTCACCTTCCAACCTTCCCTGCGCTATTCAGCcggctggccggggggggggggggggggggggacgacggGACTCCTGCCCACTCCCTCATCCCATCCTTCTCCGCCCTCCTGCCGGGTCCCTCGCTGGAAACAGATACTCAAACCATCGAATACATGGCAAAGGATTCAAAGAGCCTGTCTGTTTACAGACGGCAGCGTGACTGTCGTGGGAATATGTCACTGAAAATTAGGTGACTTGAGGTGGCATCAttccttcattctttcattcCACGGCCATCTGGCCTCTGTCCGTCTTCCTGCGGTGACGCCGAGGTTGTGACCACGGACTCTTTGGGTTAGAAACACGCTCGGCTCCCATGGCCGGGTCCCTTGTCCTGAGAAGTCAGGGACCACCTACACATTCCACCAGGGGGACGCTGGCTCGCCTGTTAGGACGGTCTGGTTCTCTGATGGATCTTATGCAGCCATTACACCCATGTGGTTTCGATTTGATTCCTTACATGTTCAGGGCAGCCCGCATCTTCTCTGGCCGTGTTCCTTCTGGAGTTAGGAACACAGATGCCCGCGTGTGTTCGCAAACAGGGGAGCACCTGGCCTCGGGGGGCTGGTGTCCGGGTGAACCCCGGGGCCTTCTGAAATGCCTTCCTTCTCCGTGTCCACCCAGGTGAGCTGTCGGGGAGGAACGCCGAGGCGGGGCAGGAGATGTTCTGCTCGGGCTTCCAGACCTGCGCCCGGGAGGTGCTGCAGTACCTGGCCGCTCACGAGCACACGCGCGACCTGAAGTCCTCGCAGCTCGTCGCGCACCTGCACCGCGTGGTCTCGGAGCTGCTGCAGGGCGGCGCCTCCCGGAAGGTGTCGGACCCGGCGCCCAAGGCCGCGGACTTCAAGGAGAAACCCAGCGCCCTGGCCAAAGGCTCCGAGGGCCCCGGCAAGAACTGCGTGCCCGTCATCCAGCGGACTTTCGCCCACTCGAGTGGGGAGCAGAGTGGCAGCGACACTGACACAGACAGCGGCTACGGAGGCGAGTCTGAGAAGGGCGACGTGCGCGGGGAGCAGCCGTACCTCAGAGGTGACCACGGACGCAGGTTCGCCGCCGGAGAACGGATCGGGGCCATTAAGCAAGAATCCGAAGAACCCCCCACGAAAAAGAGCAGGATGCAGCTCTCAGACGACGAAGGCCGCTTCCCTGGCAGCGACCTGATCGGCTCCCCGTTCCTGGGCCCGCACCCACACCAGCCCCCCTTTTGCCTGCCCTTCTATCTGATCCCGCCGTCAGCCACCGCCTACCTGCCCATGCTGGAGAAGTGCTGGTACCCCACGTCCGTGCCCCTGCTCTACTCAGGCCTCAACGCCTCCGCCTCAGCCCTCTCCAGCTTCATGAACCCGGACAAGATCTCGGGCCCCTTGCTCATGCCCCAGAGACTCCCTTCTCCCTTGCCATCGCACCCGGCCCTCGACTCCTCCGCCCTGCTCCAAGCCCTGAAGCAGATCCCCCCTTTAAACCTGGAAACCAAAGACTGAACTCTGTAGGGATCCTGCTGCTTCGCTTCCCATCctccctttcaaaaaaaaaaaaaaaaagtgtgtttgtGTGAGCACAGGGCGACTGTTCCGGGGTGTGTGCCAGGTCGTCCGAGGCAGGGGGAGAAGAGCTGGGGGTGGGCGTGTGAGCTGTGTGTTGGTTTAGGACCTTGGGGTGCCATGAAGGATGGCCTGCCGCCAGCAGACCTGGGGGGTTGTCGCAGGACCTCTGGGCTCGTCCCCACCCAGAGAATAACCTCTGGCTACCAGTCAGCTGGGTTTTCAAAAGCTTCCGAGGCTGGGTCTGTGAGTCAGTCTCCGCTCTGGGATCGGGCCAGTGGCTTTGAGAAAAAGGTACTTTCAAAAGAGGGCTTTCC
It includes:
- the BHLHE40 gene encoding class E basic helix-loop-helix protein 40 — its product is MERIPSAQPPPSCLPKAPGLEPGDLPGMDFAQMYQVYKSRRGIKRSEDSKETYKLPHRLIEKKRRDRINECIAQLKDLLPEHLKLTTLGHLEKAVVLELTLKHVKALTNLIDQQQQKILALQSGLQAGELSGRNAEAGQEMFCSGFQTCAREVLQYLAAHEHTRDLKSSQLVAHLHRVVSELLQGGASRKVSDPAPKAADFKEKPSALAKGSEGPGKNCVPVIQRTFAHSSGEQSGSDTDTDSGYGGESEKGDVRGEQPYLRGDHGRRFAAGERIGAIKQESEEPPTKKSRMQLSDDEGRFPGSDLIGSPFLGPHPHQPPFCLPFYLIPPSATAYLPMLEKCWYPTSVPLLYSGLNASASALSSFMNPDKISGPLLMPQRLPSPLPSHPALDSSALLQALKQIPPLNLETKD